One genomic window of Tenacibaculum tangerinum includes the following:
- a CDS encoding sodium-translocating pyrophosphatase, giving the protein MEQNIMYIPVILALVGLIFMYVKMVWVKKQDAGSDKMQSISKSIKEGALAFLAAEYRLLLIFVIIASIALFGISQLVETTSIMIVPAFIIGAIFSALAGNIGMRIATDANSRTAEAAKTSLPQALKVSFGGGTVMGLGVAGLAVLGLSLFFLLFVAQFMTNDGNFYNQMTVVLEALAGFSLGAESIALFARVGGGIYTKAADVGADLVGKVEAGIPEDDPRNPATIADNVGDNVGDVAGMGADLFGSYVATVLAAMVLGNYVIRDMSTTTQFTDAFNGMGPILLPLVIAGVGIIASIIGTFLVGIKDNTAKEAQVQKALDTGNWASILITLVASYFLIDWMLPETMQMSFFGEGIKDVSSINVFWSACIGLAVGALISMVTSYYTSLGKKPVLEIVKNSATGAGTNIIAGLAVGMKSTFLSVILFAAAIYGSYYFAGFYGVALAASAMMATTAMQLAIDAFGPIADNAGGVAEMSELEDHVRERTDILDSVGNTTAAVGKGFAIASAALTALALFAAYVTFTGIDGINIFKADVLAMLFVGGMIPVIFSALAMQSVGKAAMEMVHEVRRQFREIPGIMEGTGTPEYAKCVDISTQAALKEMILPGLITIITPIIIGLLFGAEPLGGYMAGVCVSGVMWAIFQNNAGGAWDNAKKSFEAGVEINGEMTYKGSDAHKAAVTGDTVGDPFKDTSGPSMNILIKLTCLVGLVIAPILGGHTAEIHKEAESAQVVIEGHQTDASSNTEFVEKTSEVNIQKNEDGTAKAIIKTITIENGKKVSKEEVFEGTLEEVQNKIKEYESNQKKE; this is encoded by the coding sequence ATGGAACAAAATATAATGTATATACCAGTTATTTTAGCACTGGTAGGGCTTATTTTTATGTATGTAAAAATGGTCTGGGTTAAAAAACAAGATGCAGGAAGTGATAAAATGCAATCTATTTCAAAAAGTATAAAAGAAGGCGCTCTTGCTTTTTTAGCTGCCGAATATCGATTACTATTAATCTTTGTAATTATTGCCTCAATAGCTTTATTCGGAATCTCTCAATTAGTTGAAACCACTAGTATTATGATTGTTCCTGCGTTTATTATAGGAGCAATTTTTTCTGCTTTAGCCGGAAATATAGGTATGCGAATCGCTACCGATGCCAACTCAAGAACCGCAGAAGCTGCAAAAACAAGCTTACCACAAGCCTTAAAAGTATCTTTTGGCGGTGGAACCGTAATGGGCTTAGGAGTAGCAGGCTTAGCTGTTTTAGGTTTGAGTTTGTTTTTTCTATTGTTCGTCGCACAGTTTATGACCAATGATGGGAATTTTTACAACCAAATGACCGTGGTTTTAGAAGCATTAGCAGGTTTTTCTTTAGGAGCTGAGTCTATTGCTTTATTTGCCCGTGTTGGTGGAGGAATTTATACAAAAGCTGCCGATGTAGGTGCCGATTTAGTAGGTAAAGTAGAAGCAGGAATTCCAGAAGACGACCCTCGTAACCCAGCTACTATTGCTGATAATGTGGGAGATAATGTAGGGGATGTTGCTGGTATGGGTGCCGATTTATTTGGTTCGTATGTTGCTACCGTATTGGCTGCGATGGTATTAGGAAATTATGTAATTAGAGACATGTCTACCACCACTCAATTTACCGATGCTTTTAATGGAATGGGACCTATACTATTACCTTTAGTAATTGCGGGTGTGGGTATCATTGCCTCTATTATTGGTACTTTTTTAGTAGGTATTAAAGACAATACTGCAAAAGAAGCTCAAGTACAAAAAGCATTAGACACTGGTAACTGGGCATCTATACTTATTACCTTAGTGGCAAGTTATTTTTTAATTGACTGGATGCTTCCTGAAACTATGCAAATGAGTTTCTTTGGAGAAGGAATTAAAGATGTTTCTTCTATCAACGTGTTTTGGTCTGCTTGTATTGGTTTGGCTGTAGGAGCTTTGATTTCTATGGTAACTTCTTACTACACTAGTTTAGGAAAAAAACCAGTATTAGAAATCGTAAAAAACAGTGCTACAGGAGCAGGAACTAACATTATTGCTGGTTTAGCTGTAGGTATGAAATCTACGTTTTTATCTGTTATATTATTTGCGGCAGCGATCTATGGCTCGTATTACTTTGCAGGATTTTACGGAGTTGCCTTAGCAGCATCAGCTATGATGGCAACTACTGCGATGCAGTTAGCGATTGATGCATTCGGACCTATTGCTGATAATGCAGGTGGGGTTGCCGAAATGAGTGAATTGGAAGATCATGTACGTGAGCGTACCGATATTTTAGATTCTGTAGGAAATACTACCGCAGCGGTAGGTAAAGGTTTTGCAATTGCTTCTGCTGCTTTAACAGCTTTAGCGTTATTTGCTGCCTATGTTACTTTTACAGGTATCGACGGAATTAATATTTTTAAAGCAGATGTATTAGCGATGCTGTTTGTGGGAGGAATGATTCCAGTAATATTTTCTGCCTTGGCAATGCAATCTGTAGGAAAAGCAGCGATGGAAATGGTACACGAAGTACGCCGTCAGTTTAGAGAAATTCCAGGAATTATGGAAGGAACAGGAACTCCTGAATATGCAAAATGTGTAGATATTTCTACGCAAGCTGCTTTAAAAGAAATGATTTTACCAGGATTAATTACCATTATTACACCAATTATTATCGGATTGTTATTTGGTGCAGAGCCTTTAGGTGGATATATGGCAGGTGTTTGTGTATCAGGTGTTATGTGGGCCATTTTCCAAAACAATGCTGGTGGTGCATGGGACAACGCTAAAAAATCATTCGAAGCAGGTGTTGAAATCAACGGAGAAATGACCTACAAAGGTTCAGATGCACACAAAGCGGCTGTTACGGGTGATACCGTTGGTGATCCTTTTAAAGATACTTCTGGACCATCGATGAACATCTTAATTAAATTAACTTGCTTGGTAGGTTTGGTAATCGCTCCTATTTTGGGTGGACATACTGCTGAAATACACAAAGAAGCAGAAAGTGCTCAGGTAGTAATTGAAGGTCACCAAACAGACGCTTCTTCTAACACTGAATTTGTTGAAAAAACTTCCGAAGTGAACATTCAAAAAAATGAAGACGGAACAGCGAAAGCTATCATTAAAACCATCACTATTGAAAACGGTAAAAAAGTTAGTAAAGAAGAAGTTTTTGAAGGCACTTTAGAAGAAGTACAAAATAAAATTAAAGAGTACGAAAGTAATCAGAAAAAAGAATAA
- a CDS encoding 5-oxoprolinase subunit C family protein: protein MINVRTPGIYSTVQDSGRKGYRKIGVPVSGAMDAFAANLANQLLQNHEDAAVIEVTFGGCILEFLCDTFLCITGADFSPKLNEVPIKLNSVQKVMKGMVLSFGKRNYGVRTYIGVSGGIQTERFLNSRSFYKGITPHFTLKRGMILPIGSLEKQLHQSLAVVKVKQPHFSSEKISCFKGPEFGLLSHEQILLLQDTVFTISSDNSRMGYQLNETIPNTFDSMLTSGVLPGTVQLTPSGKLIVLMRDCQVTGGYPRVLQLSENAINILAQKTTGDRLRFLVQ from the coding sequence ATGATTAACGTTCGAACTCCGGGAATTTATAGCACTGTACAAGATAGCGGCAGGAAAGGCTACCGAAAAATAGGTGTTCCTGTTTCAGGAGCTATGGATGCTTTTGCTGCAAACCTTGCGAATCAGTTATTGCAAAATCATGAAGATGCTGCGGTAATCGAAGTTACTTTTGGGGGGTGTATACTGGAATTTCTATGCGATACATTTTTGTGTATTACAGGAGCTGATTTTTCGCCGAAACTGAATGAGGTACCCATCAAGTTAAATTCGGTACAAAAGGTAATGAAAGGAATGGTATTGTCTTTTGGTAAAAGAAACTACGGGGTACGTACTTATATAGGGGTTTCAGGAGGCATACAAACCGAACGATTTTTAAATAGCCGAAGCTTTTACAAAGGAATCACGCCTCATTTTACGTTAAAAAGGGGAATGATTTTACCTATCGGAAGTTTAGAGAAGCAACTGCACCAAAGTTTGGCTGTAGTAAAAGTAAAGCAACCGCATTTTTCTTCAGAAAAAATATCCTGTTTTAAAGGACCAGAATTTGGGTTGCTTTCTCACGAACAAATCTTGTTGCTACAAGACACGGTATTTACGATTTCATCTGATAATAGTCGTATGGGCTATCAATTGAATGAAACCATTCCGAATACTTTTGACTCAATGTTAACTTCCGGAGTATTGCCCGGCACCGTACAGCTAACACCCTCTGGAAAACTAATCGTGTTAATGAGAGATTGTCAGGTTACGGGAGGCTATCCGCGTGTTCTACAACTCTCTGAAAATGCTATCAATATCCTTGCTCAAAAAACCACGGGAGACAGGTTGAGGTTTTTAGTACAGTAA
- the pxpB gene encoding 5-oxoprolinase subunit PxpB: protein MLKKPTYTLFGERTILIAWEALISEAIIKDITQFEQLVQSEKSEVIEDSVIGYNSLLLIYKKAPDAAEIASLKTLYKRRTTSVDVENFLWKIPVCYDIKFGVDLEELAKGLQLTPEEVIQKHSNAIYHVYFIGFLPGFLYLGGLEKGLHFPRKATPRLAVSKGAVAIGGSQTGIYPQQSAGGWNIIGSTPISLFDISKEAPCFAKSGDKIQFVPIGLSEYASIMAQKGAYEVTKTLLHD, encoded by the coding sequence TTGCTTAAAAAACCTACATATACGCTTTTTGGAGAACGCACTATTTTAATAGCGTGGGAAGCTCTGATTTCAGAAGCAATTATAAAAGACATTACTCAATTTGAACAGTTGGTGCAATCAGAGAAATCAGAAGTGATTGAAGACAGCGTTATAGGCTACAATTCGCTGTTGCTTATCTATAAAAAAGCACCTGATGCAGCAGAAATTGCCTCACTCAAAACATTGTATAAACGAAGGACTACTTCTGTAGATGTTGAAAATTTCTTATGGAAGATTCCTGTATGCTATGATATAAAGTTTGGAGTAGATTTAGAAGAACTAGCCAAAGGATTACAGCTAACACCAGAAGAAGTTATCCAAAAACACAGCAATGCTATTTACCATGTATATTTTATTGGTTTTTTACCTGGGTTTCTGTATTTAGGAGGTTTAGAAAAAGGATTGCACTTCCCCAGAAAAGCAACACCCAGATTGGCTGTATCTAAAGGGGCGGTAGCCATTGGAGGGAGTCAAACGGGAATTTATCCGCAACAAAGTGCAGGCGGATGGAATATTATAGGCAGCACACCCATTTCTTTGTTCGATATAAGCAAGGAAGCACCCTGTTTTGCTAAATCGGGAGACAAAATACAATTTGTACCGATTGGACTTTCTGAATATGCAAGTATTATGGCACAGAAAGGAGCTTACGAAGTAACCAAAACCTTGTTGCATGATTAA
- the pxpA gene encoding 5-oxoprolinase subunit PxpA: MYSNYSIDINCDVGEGVGNEHLLLPYISSCNIACGAHAGSVATIDNVIHLAKKHQVKIGAHPSFPDRKNLGRAVLPISSEALQESIEEQIRLLKERADLQGVKLHHVKPHGALYNVIAKDKKMAQLVIRAIQNTCSNVFLYVPYNSVIAEEAVKKNLQIVYEAFADRNYNDDLSLVSRSKENALITDKEAVFIHIKNIILHQKVTTIAGTRKIIADTICVHGDTKNAVALVAYIHAKLKENNIQIA, translated from the coding sequence TACCTTATATATCCTCTTGCAATATAGCCTGTGGGGCGCATGCAGGAAGTGTGGCTACGATCGACAATGTAATTCATCTAGCCAAAAAGCACCAAGTAAAAATAGGAGCGCACCCTTCTTTTCCAGATCGCAAAAACTTAGGAAGAGCAGTACTACCTATTTCTTCGGAAGCGTTGCAAGAAAGCATCGAGGAGCAGATTCGGTTACTAAAAGAAAGAGCCGATTTACAAGGGGTAAAACTCCATCATGTCAAACCACACGGTGCGTTGTATAATGTAATAGCTAAAGACAAGAAGATGGCACAATTGGTTATCAGAGCTATTCAAAATACGTGTTCAAACGTATTTTTATACGTTCCTTATAATTCAGTAATTGCTGAAGAAGCCGTAAAAAAGAACCTACAAATAGTATACGAAGCCTTTGCCGATAGAAATTATAATGACGATTTAAGCTTGGTGTCGAGAAGTAAAGAAAACGCATTGATTACCGATAAAGAAGCAGTTTTTATACACATAAAAAATATTATTCTGCACCAAAAGGTAACAACGATTGCAGGAACCCGAAAAATTATAGCCGATACAATTTGTGTGCACGGCGATACCAAAAATGCAGTCGCGTTAGTTGCCTATATTCATGCGAAACTAAAAGAAAATAACATTCAAATTGCTTAA